The Dioscorea cayenensis subsp. rotundata cultivar TDr96_F1 chromosome 8, TDr96_F1_v2_PseudoChromosome.rev07_lg8_w22 25.fasta, whole genome shotgun sequence genome segment CCTGTTTTTTAGGAGGCCACTGTGTTCTTGTAAAATCCCAAAATTTGCATGTAAATCATTTCTCTTTTCACATATacctttgaaaattttagaatttctttAAACAAATTTACGTTGTTACCCATAGCATtacattaaattattaaattattttttaaaaaaatatgttttttcctttcttctcttaaatatagttttttttttctatatttgcaAAATTAATCAAATGGGCAAATTGGAGGAGATTATTCAGATATAAAAAACCTCAACTTTGTGACTTTTTGTCGTTTGCTTAATTTTTGGTAtcgttttgttgttgttgtcgtaTTATGTCTTGCTTTTTGTATTTGCACTATTGGTGGATTTGTAGTTACAAGTtagtttttctcttgttttttttgttctttatagTATTATGTCGTAAGTTTATTGTACTGTTTTTTTTCTGTTTCAgcttaatatataatttatccactttattaatatatttatatacatatacaatctacaatttaaaaaacaatagtgGATAAAACCACACAAAATGTATTACTcacgaattaaaaaaaaaaataatgagactatctttttttataaaaaaaatacagtaAATTTCGAATTTTTCAGCCATATacgcataaaaataaaaaaaaatttccaaaagtACACGAATCTCCAAGCACAAAAGATGAGTGAAAACGAACGGTGGATAGCTAAAGGCGCACGATGCGCACAGGTAAAGGAGAAGAATAAGGGAGACCAACAAGGGTTGTAGGCCACGTTGCTTGACAAAAATGGAAACGCTCCTCGTTGATTTCGTGAATACCACCAAAGCCTTCCACTTCCGCGCAACAAACCCGAGATAAACCCTAGAAGCCAGAGCCCCCGCAGTCATGGCCATGCCCTAACGCTCGTCACTCCCAAACCCTCAATCTCACCGGGCATCGTGTAGAGGTATGGTGTTCTATCTTGCATGGTTTTTTCACGTATGCTTTGTGTTTTGATGGTTGATTTGGCCATGCAATCCTTTTTTTTCGGATGATTTATGTGTTTCTTGAGAAAGTTCATTTTAGATTCAAGATTTCAATCGACCGTGGGTGTTTGTTTCCATGGTGTTTGTGGTTTTAGGTTTTGATGATCTAGGGTTTGGAAGAACGACCGTTGCTGTTGGATCGAAGGATAATGGATGAAATgaattgaaaagaataaatgattttttttaaaaaaaaatgttagttTTATTGAACgtatttgaatccaaacatggcTAAAGTGATTTATGCTTTCGatgtttgttcttgttgttcatGCGATTAGGTCATCGATGCTGGTGCATATGTAAATAGATTTCCTTGAATGTATCTCGATGCTGGTTCGTATGTAAATAGATTTCCTTGAATGTATCTCCTTGGTATACTGTTAGATCATCAATTATCGTGGATAGGAGAAAGGGAAAACCAAGAAGAAAGAAGTGTTCATAAAACCTGAATATTTCTTgaatattatttgaatataattataagaTGTTGGAAGTATAAACTTGGCTTGGCTTCTTGAATTCTGGAGGTACATTAATTGACCTTGGATGAGAATTTGAAGGGTCGATCAATTTTGAACCAAATCCAATGGTTTAAAAGCCAATTTAAAGCTGTGGGGGGACTAGTTTTAGATGAAacttattttgtgttttctgtCTCTTTGTATTCCTGACATGAAGTGGTCTTTTAATTATGAGTCTAGATCTATAAATATAGTCTTGTACTTCTTTATTTTGGAAGAGAgaaatttgacaaaaaaattatgtgaaatattcCTCTTTGTAAATATTGTCCCTCTTCctaagttttgttttgtgagtgTGAGTCCACCATCGCTTCCAACATATATAAGAATGGCCTGAATGATGATTTTGATGCTTATCTTTGTTATCGTTCTATTACAGCTCATCAATTTTGGTGTGTaggaaagaaaaagatgtaaagtttataaaagaaaacaagtttTTGTTGAATATACGTGAATGCAATAATTTTTGTTCTACTGTCAGTTCATGAATTTTAATAATGTACACTGATATTGAACTTGATGTGAATTCTTGTCACCATGTTTGTATAATTGTTGAAAGCAGGATAACAATGAAGAGAAAGGAACAGCAATCCGCATTAAGGAGAAGGAAGAAAGCAAAAACTGATAGTGATGAGCAGAATGACGAAGATAGGATTAGCAAGTTACCTGATGAACTACGTAGTTACATACTGTCGAAGCTTCCTACGGCTGATGCTATGAAGACCAGCCTCTTATCAACAAGATGGAAACATACTTGGACCTCAGTGACCAACTTAGAGTTTGATTTTGGTCAGTTTCCCAAATTTAAGGGGAGGAATTCAGCATTCACCAAATTTGTTAACCAAGCTATCATTACTCATGACGGACTAGACATACAGCGGTTTCATCTCCAATTATATGCATACAGGAGTAAACTACCCTATGCTCGTTTTTGGATCAGCTTTGCAGTAAGACATTTTGTCCAGGAGCTTGAACTCTGTATTCCTAAAATAGCATTGGATAAGTTACCTGATCTGCTCTTCACTTGTGAATCATTGAGGCTTTTGAAGCTGGACTTGTCAGGCAATGTTCTCAAACTCCCAACATCTGTTACTCTGATTAACCTTCAAACTTTGCATCTTGAGTCTATGTCTTTTCGAGATGATAATGTTGTTTGGGAGCTTATATCAAGTTGCCCAAAACTGGAGAATTTGACCTTGAACAACTGCTCAATGTACGGCATGAAGATCCTGAATATTTGTTCTAGTGAACTGCAGAATTTGTCTCTACTTAACTGTCAGACCTTTTCTTCCTGTGAGGTCAACATCTCAGCTCCGAAGCTCAAGACATTCCGGTACCACTGTTCTTTGGTTCGCAAATTGTCTCTTGAGCACGTGTGCACCTTAACCAAAGCGGACATTGATCTCCATGGATCGCTATATTTCGTAAAAAGGGACAAAGAACTTTCCAACAGAGCCATTAGGATTCTCAAGGAACTTGATAATGTTAGAACCCTCACTTTATCTGCCAGGTGCACTGAGGTATGTTTCCTGCTCTCCTTGTCCACAGAGCTTAACTTTTAACCAAGCCATAACACTATATATTGTTCCTTTACTTCCACATGTTGAAAATGCTTCATGAAATATTACCTCTAATAATTCTTGCTCTCTTGATCTTAATTGGAATCTCTCCAGTACCTTTCTACTGCAATAGACTTGTTGGGAAGCTTCTCTTGCAACTTACGTACTGTGAAGCATTTAGATGTCGCATTCTGGTCTCACAAGAGCTACATCAAAGTGCTAAGTTCCTTGCTCAAGTGCTGCCCCACAGTTGAAACCCTTTCTGTAGGCATTGACATGgtacttatttatttcaatCCTCTCtaaattgaaattcaaattgactgttatatatatatatatatatattttgacctTTTTTACTCCCTTgtcaaaatagcagacatttacAGGATATAGTGATGTACCATTGAAGAATGTCAAGACAACAATACCAAAATGCCTACTGCACAAACTGAAGACTGTGAAGCTGAGGAACCTTGTGGGCGTTAACAAGCTTGATCTGGTGAAGTTTCTGGTCAAGAATGCAGAGGTGTTAGAGAAGATCATCACTGTTTCAAAGGAAGGAGTCGTTAAGGAAAGGACTGTGGAATGGATCAAAAGTCGTGCACAATCCTTGGTTAACAGTAACAGAAAAACAACTTGATCCGTACATTGagaaaaaacagaaaacaataTCTCATTTGTGTCAAATCAAACAGATTTAGGTGTAATTCTTGTCATTGTAATTGAtgttcaatgtttatttttacaGTTAGGAACAGAAGATGTTGTGCGAGCTAGTATCTAGCTGAAAATGCATCCGAGAATTTTACTTtaactttctttcttcttctcagtATACTGATAATTTCTATGgatgacaaaataaaataaaaacaacaagataatCTTAAGATTCAGTATTATCATAGATAGTTATGCATCTAAACTATCTAAACTGTATCAACGAAAGTAGAATTACTAAACTTAGAAACAGAAAAATATCCTAAATATTAACTTCCCTAATCATTCCTAACGATAACAAACGAATAAAAAGATTATTCCCAtctgtatctatatatatatatatatataatatagaccACTTTGGTATCTCTCTGCATTGTGCATCATGGCTTCCTCTACTCTCATTCTCATCTCCTCCTTTCTCTCTTTCACTCTCCTCTTAACATCAACTTCATCAGCACCTGCACCTGCACCTGCACCACCAAGCGTTGTTGGTCCTATAGACAAAAAATACAGCTATGTTTGTGATCCTGCTAGGTTTGATTCTCTCCACCTTGATGTTAAAGCCTTCAGTTACTGTAACACAAGCCTACCATTCTCTTCAAGAGTCAAAGACTTAATAGGAAGGATGACACTACCAGAGAAGGTTCTTCAACTGGGAGATTATGCCAAGGGAGCTCCAAGAATTGGTCTTCCAGAATACAAGTGGTGGTCAGAGGCACTGCATGGCATCTCATCCATTGGCAACGGCCCTGCCAACTCCCCAAGCCATGCAACACACTTTGATTCTGTTGTACCTGGTGCAACAAGCTTTCCTACTCCTGTCTTGTCTGCTGCTTCCTTCAATGAGACTTTGTGGAACATCATTGGACAGGTgatgcatatatgcatgcatgcatgcatgcttgcatactaatattattaatttacttttaagagtatatatatatatatatattgagttttGAGTTAAAAGTTTTTTGTATACTGTTTTGAAGGTTATCTCCACTGAAGGAAGAGCTATGTATAATCTAGGACATAGTCAGTTAACATTTTGGGCTCCTAATATTAATCTTGCAAGAGACCCAAGATGGGGAAGGATCTTAGAAACACCAGGAGAGGATCCGTTTGTGGTTGCTCGTTATGCTGTTAACTTTGTTAGAGGCATGCAAGATGTGCAAGGCCAAAAAGATCCACcggatttgaatgaaaaaccgTTGAAGGTCTCTGTATGTTGTAAACATTTTGGAGCTTATGATGTTGATAACTGGTTTGGAGAAACTCGCTATACTTTTGATTCCAAGGTAAATCTAttctactttatttatttacttattattattatttttttaaataattggttTTAAGTTCTTGTGatcatatatatgcatgatttaATGGATTTTAATGATGAAGGTGGCTGAGCAAGATATGGTGGAGAGTTTTAATTATCCTTTTGAAGCGTGTGTTAAGCAAGGAGATGTGAGTAGTGTTATGTGTTCTTATAATCAAGTTAATGGTATTCCTTCTTGTGCTGATCCTAGACTCTTGTCTCAAACCATTAGAGGTGAATGGAATCTTCATGGgtgagtaattaattaattaattaattaattaattgcactttattgaattaaattatatatatcttgctatatatataactataatatttataatttattttagataCATTGTCTCTGACTGTGATTCTGTTGGGGTTATGCACGATGAACAAAAATGGCTTTATGATACTCCAATAAACTCTGTCATGCGAGTAATGAAAGCTGGTAATtaagaatatatttatatacatttataaGATATAATTTCTCATATTAATTAAGATTGATACTAATTTTTGGAGTCTTTTGCTTTAGGTTTGGATCTGGATTGTGGTCCTTATTACACTAATTTTACAGTGGAGGCAGTGAGGACAGGCAAAGTGAAAGAGGTTGAAATTGATAATGCATTGAACAATTT includes the following:
- the LOC120266528 gene encoding F-box/FBD/LRR-repeat protein At1g51370-like isoform X2, which encodes MKRKEQQSALRRRKKAKTDSDEQNDEDRISKLPDELRSYILSKLPTADAMKTSLLSTRWKHTWTSVTNLEFDFGQFPKFKGRNSAFTKFVNQAIITHDGLDIQRFHLQLYAYRSKLPYARFWISFAVRHFVQELELCIPKIALDKLPDLLFTCESLRLLKLDLSGNVLKLPTSVTLINLQTLHLESMSFRDDNVVWELISSCPKLENLTLNNCSMYGMKILNICSSELQNLSLLNCQTFSSCEVNISAPKLKTFRYHCSLVRKLSLEHVCTLTKADIDLHGSLYFVKRDKELSNRAIRILKELDNVRTLTLSARCTEYLSTAIDLLGSFSCNLRTVKHLDVAFWSHKSYIKVLSSLLKCCPTVETLSVGIDMTFTGYSDVPLKNVKTTIPKCLLHKLKTVKLRNLVGVNKLDLVKFLVKNAEVLEKIITVSKEGVVKERTVEWIKSRAQSLVNSNRKTT
- the LOC120266528 gene encoding F-box/FBD/LRR-repeat protein At1g51370-like isoform X1, with the translated sequence MKRKEQQSALRRRKKAKTDSDEQNDEDRISKLPDELRSYILSKLPTADAMKTSLLSTRWKHTWTSVTNLEFDFGQFPKFKGRNSAFTKFVNQAIITHDGLDIQRFHLQLYAYRSKLPYARFWISFAVRHFVQELELCIPKIALDKLPDLLFTCESLRLLKLDLSGNVLKLPTSVTLINLQTLHLESMSFRDDNVVWELISSCPKLENLTLNNCSMYGMKILNICSSELQNLSLLNCQTFSSCEVNISAPKLKTFRYHCSLVRKLSLEHVCTLTKADIDLHGSLYFVKRDKELSNRAIRILKELDNVRTLTLSARCTEYLSTAIDLLGSFSCNLRTVKHLDVAFWSHKSYIKVLSSLLKCCPTVETLSVGIDMQTFTGYSDVPLKNVKTTIPKCLLHKLKTVKLRNLVGVNKLDLVKFLVKNAEVLEKIITVSKEGVVKERTVEWIKSRAQSLVNSNRKTT